A single window of Anaerocolumna chitinilytica DNA harbors:
- the kduI gene encoding 5-dehydro-4-deoxy-D-glucuronate isomerase — MEIRTASSPKDVKYYTTERLREEFLVENLFKVGEITSVYSHIDRIIIGAAMPITSLMLTPGEEIRAEYFLQRREMGVINVGGEGTIRVDGTEYTLKSRDGMYIGMGAKEVIFSSKEKDEPAKFYYNSAPAHKAYPTVHIKPENCVRVELGSLEQSNHRTITKYILPGQIESCQLVMGLTSLKPGSVWNTMPCHTHDRRMEAYLYLDLSEDSLVFHYMGEPIETRHIVVRNEQAVISPSWSIHSGCGTKAYSFIWGMLGENQDFDDMDGVSLGTLR; from the coding sequence ATGGAGATTCGAACAGCTTCATCACCAAAGGATGTTAAGTACTACACAACGGAAAGGTTAAGGGAAGAATTTCTCGTAGAGAATCTGTTTAAGGTGGGAGAAATCACAAGTGTATACAGTCATATTGACAGAATCATTATAGGTGCTGCCATGCCCATTACTTCTTTAATGCTTACGCCGGGAGAAGAAATCCGGGCTGAATATTTTTTGCAGCGCCGGGAGATGGGAGTAATCAATGTAGGCGGAGAAGGCACTATCAGAGTGGATGGTACAGAATATACCTTAAAGAGCAGGGATGGAATGTATATCGGAATGGGTGCCAAGGAGGTTATCTTTAGCAGCAAAGAGAAGGATGAGCCTGCTAAGTTCTATTATAACAGTGCTCCCGCACATAAAGCATATCCTACCGTGCATATAAAACCTGAAAATTGTGTACGTGTTGAACTTGGTTCTCTGGAACAGTCGAATCACAGAACGATAACGAAGTATATTCTTCCGGGACAAATTGAAAGCTGCCAGTTAGTGATGGGATTAACCAGCTTAAAGCCCGGCAGTGTATGGAATACTATGCCCTGTCATACCCATGACAGAAGAATGGAGGCCTATCTGTATCTGGACCTTTCAGAAGATTCACTGGTTTTCCACTATATGGGAGAACCGATTGAAACAAGACACATTGTGGTTCGCAATGAACAAGCGGTTATTTCTCCCAGCTGGTCCATACACTCAGGCTGCGGCACCAAAGCCTATTCTTTTATCTGGGGAATGCTTGGAGAAAATCAGGATTTCGATGATATGGACGGTGTGAGCCTTGGTACATTAAGGTAA
- a CDS encoding AraC family transcriptional regulator, producing MKEVTSCKEAVESCISQKYFAVAHLYQEEKPMNMHIHDCYEVYYSISGGRQFLIDDRFYQIQPGDVFLINNYESHYLSQIDSMVHERIVLSIHPDYVKEISTPSTDLNYCFSYRETGFSHRISLDKEQQQRFLYFIHKITSPGGFGTDVLERSAFMELLLFLNKAFYANCSQIVGDEDYKYNVQVDQILVYINHNISEPITIEHLSRQFFLSESYICRIFKAATGTTINKYITARRITIAKALLSEGKTVNEVCEESGFHDYSNFLKSFTKAVGISPKKYSQYSTK from the coding sequence ATGAAAGAAGTCACCTCCTGCAAAGAAGCAGTAGAATCCTGCATAAGCCAAAAATACTTTGCCGTGGCACACCTGTACCAGGAAGAAAAGCCCATGAATATGCATATTCACGACTGCTATGAAGTGTATTACTCGATCTCCGGCGGAAGGCAGTTCCTGATTGATGACCGCTTCTATCAGATACAGCCGGGTGATGTCTTTCTCATCAATAACTATGAAAGTCATTACCTCTCACAAATAGACAGTATGGTTCATGAAAGGATTGTTCTCTCCATTCATCCTGATTATGTTAAAGAAATATCTACCCCGTCAACAGATCTGAACTATTGCTTTTCCTACAGAGAAACCGGATTTTCCCACCGAATCTCTCTTGATAAGGAACAGCAGCAGCGTTTTCTTTACTTTATTCATAAAATTACAAGTCCTGGAGGTTTTGGCACGGATGTTCTGGAAAGAAGCGCATTTATGGAACTGCTGCTATTCCTGAATAAGGCTTTCTATGCGAATTGCAGCCAAATCGTCGGAGATGAGGACTATAAATACAATGTGCAGGTAGATCAAATCCTGGTATATATTAATCATAATATCAGTGAACCTATTACCATTGAGCATTTATCCAGGCAATTCTTCTTAAGTGAGTCCTATATCTGCCGGATATTTAAAGCAGCAACCGGCACTACTATTAATAAATACATTACTGCCAGAAGAATTACTATTGCCAAAGCACTTTTATCCGAAGGAAAGACTGTAAATGAAGTCTGTGAAGAAAGCGGCTTTCATGATTACAGTAATTTCTTAAAATCCTTTACAAAAGCAGTGGGAATATCTCCGAAGAAATATTCCCAGTACAGTACAAAATAA
- the acnA gene encoding aconitate hydratase AcnA — MRKNIKERALRYFTHGGKSYAYYSINSLKEEGYSIEKLPITIRILLEGAIRQFDGSRITEEHIYRLAGWKKENIEKNEVPFMPSRVLLQDFTGVPVLVDLASMGLAIKNIVKEAPKGDKNSINIEPEIPVELVIDHSVQVDSYGQETSLAENVKLEFERNQERYEFLKWAKSSFKKLRVVPPGMGIIHQVNLEYLARVVTMKEEKGEVFLFPDTLVGTDSHTTMINGLGVLGWGVGGIEAEAIMLGEPSFMMLPKVVGVKLVGKLQEGATATDLALTVTALLRKVGVVGQFVEFYGEGLKHLTLSDRATIANMAPEYGATCGYFPFDEESYRYLLLTGRPTEEADRIKAYLSQNGFVRDDNQEIEYTKEIEIDLSSVTASLAGPKRPQDIVPLQQVKNYFKECITNNSGNLGYGLTEKEIEKKAKLTINGKAAAIGTADIVLAAITSCTNTSNPNVMLGAGLMAKKAVGLGLQVPPYVKTSLTPGSQVVSDYLTRAGLTPYLEQLGFHVVGYGCATCIGNSGKLLPEIEEVITKENLLTVSVLSGNRNFEGRIHPLIKANFLASPILVIAYALAGTILIDFSKEPVGINTEGRKIFLADIWPTSEEIEAVKASAIKEEMFQDRYEKVWQGDKNWQALKSEGTDTFSFIEESTYIRNPPYFESLAHTRNTEKELKDLRVLAKFKDSVTTDHISPAGNIGKDTPAGRYLQEKGIAIKDFNTYGSRRGNHEVMMRGTFANIRIKNQLAEGVEGGFTKYYKTGEILSIYEAALLYKQEKRGLLVIAGKDYGMGSSRDWAAKGTALLGVKAVLAESFERIHRSNLVMMGVLPYEFIEGESADSLGLTGEEVYSFQVEEDKNIPLFATALKEDGNSITFQVNLRIDSPVEWEYYRNGGILPMIARQRLSHHPEHRA; from the coding sequence ATGAGGAAAAATATAAAAGAAAGAGCATTGAGATACTTTACTCATGGGGGAAAATCCTATGCTTATTATAGCATCAACTCGCTAAAAGAAGAAGGTTACTCTATAGAAAAGTTGCCCATTACAATCCGGATTTTATTAGAAGGAGCTATCAGACAGTTTGATGGCAGCAGAATTACAGAAGAACATATTTACCGGCTTGCAGGCTGGAAAAAAGAAAATATAGAAAAAAATGAAGTCCCCTTTATGCCTTCCAGAGTACTGCTTCAGGATTTTACGGGAGTACCGGTACTGGTGGATTTGGCTTCTATGGGCCTTGCAATAAAGAATATAGTAAAAGAGGCACCTAAGGGAGATAAAAATAGCATTAATATAGAGCCTGAAATACCGGTAGAGCTGGTAATAGATCATTCTGTACAGGTGGATTCATATGGACAGGAAACTTCTCTTGCTGAGAATGTGAAGTTAGAGTTTGAACGGAACCAGGAACGATATGAGTTCTTGAAGTGGGCCAAGAGTTCCTTTAAGAAGCTTCGTGTAGTGCCGCCTGGAATGGGAATTATACATCAGGTCAATCTTGAGTACCTGGCACGGGTGGTAACAATGAAAGAAGAAAAGGGAGAGGTATTTTTGTTTCCCGATACCTTGGTGGGAACAGATTCCCATACCACGATGATTAATGGCCTTGGTGTCTTGGGCTGGGGTGTCGGAGGAATTGAAGCAGAAGCAATTATGCTTGGAGAGCCTTCCTTTATGATGCTGCCTAAAGTAGTTGGGGTGAAACTCGTAGGAAAATTACAGGAAGGAGCTACTGCAACTGACCTTGCGCTGACAGTTACCGCATTATTAAGAAAGGTTGGTGTAGTAGGGCAGTTTGTAGAATTCTATGGTGAAGGACTTAAGCACCTGACTCTTTCGGATCGTGCTACAATTGCTAATATGGCACCGGAATATGGAGCCACCTGCGGATATTTCCCTTTTGATGAAGAAAGTTACCGCTATCTTTTATTAACCGGAAGGCCGACGGAAGAAGCAGACCGGATAAAGGCTTACTTAAGTCAAAACGGATTTGTAAGGGATGATAATCAGGAAATTGAATATACAAAGGAAATTGAAATTGACTTAAGTTCTGTAACAGCTTCTCTGGCAGGACCGAAACGTCCGCAGGATATTGTGCCATTACAGCAGGTAAAAAACTATTTTAAAGAATGTATAACGAACAATTCGGGAAACTTGGGCTACGGACTTACGGAGAAGGAAATTGAAAAGAAAGCAAAGCTCACTATCAATGGAAAAGCAGCTGCTATCGGCACAGCGGATATCGTTTTGGCTGCAATTACTTCTTGTACGAATACTTCGAATCCCAATGTAATGCTTGGCGCCGGATTAATGGCAAAAAAAGCAGTCGGGCTGGGACTTCAGGTTCCGCCATATGTCAAGACTTCTCTGACACCGGGATCACAGGTTGTTAGTGATTATCTGACTAGAGCAGGGCTTACACCATATTTAGAACAGCTTGGATTTCATGTTGTAGGTTATGGCTGCGCTACCTGCATTGGAAACTCAGGTAAATTACTGCCAGAGATAGAGGAAGTAATCACAAAAGAGAATCTGCTTACCGTGTCGGTTCTCTCCGGTAACAGGAATTTTGAAGGAAGAATTCATCCTTTGATAAAAGCAAACTTTTTGGCATCTCCCATACTGGTAATAGCCTATGCCCTTGCAGGAACTATATTAATTGATTTTTCGAAAGAGCCTGTAGGCATAAACACAGAAGGCCGTAAGATATTCTTAGCAGATATATGGCCAACCTCAGAAGAAATTGAAGCAGTAAAAGCTTCTGCAATAAAAGAAGAGATGTTTCAGGATAGATATGAGAAAGTATGGCAGGGAGATAAAAATTGGCAGGCATTAAAGAGCGAAGGGACAGACACTTTTTCTTTTATAGAAGAATCGACTTATATTCGTAATCCGCCTTATTTTGAATCACTGGCTCATACCAGAAATACAGAGAAGGAGTTAAAGGACCTTCGTGTTCTGGCTAAGTTTAAAGATTCTGTTACAACAGATCATATATCCCCGGCGGGTAACATTGGGAAAGATACGCCGGCAGGCAGATATCTGCAGGAAAAAGGGATTGCAATAAAAGATTTTAATACCTATGGTTCCAGAAGAGGAAATCATGAAGTAATGATGCGGGGAACCTTTGCGAATATACGTATTAAAAACCAATTGGCAGAAGGTGTAGAAGGCGGTTTTACAAAATATTATAAAACAGGTGAGATTCTGTCTATCTACGAAGCTGCGTTGTTATACAAACAGGAGAAGAGAGGATTACTAGTTATAGCCGGCAAGGATTATGGAATGGGCTCTTCCAGGGACTGGGCAGCCAAAGGAACTGCTCTTTTGGGTGTTAAAGCAGTTCTTGCTGAGAGCTTTGAGAGGATACATCGCTCCAATCTGGTTATGATGGGAGTGCTTCCCTATGAATTCATAGAAGGTGAATCAGCAGATAGTCTTGGTCTTACCGGAGAGGAAGTTTATTCCTTCCAAGTAGAGGAAGATAAGAATATCCCGCTTTTTGCCACTGCCTTAAAGGAGGATGGCAATAGTATTACTTTTCAAGTGAATCTTCGAATAGACTCCCCTGTAGAGTGGGAATATTACCGTAATGGCGGTATACTGCCAATGATTGCAAGGCAAAGATTATCCCATCATCCTGAGCATAGGGCCTAG
- a CDS encoding flavodoxin codes for MSKINVVYWSGTGNTKAMAEKLGEGIEAGGKEANVSEVYSVKAESLKEDAVLALGCPSMGAEVLEEEAMEPFVAELEQYVQGKKIALFGSYGWGNCEWMRDWEQRLKDSGAEIVGGEGVTCLNEADEDTLDVLFELGKKLAKA; via the coding sequence ATGAGCAAAATCAATGTTGTGTACTGGAGTGGTACAGGTAATACGAAAGCAATGGCTGAAAAGCTGGGAGAAGGTATTGAAGCTGGCGGGAAAGAAGCAAATGTATCAGAGGTGTACAGTGTAAAAGCTGAAAGTCTAAAAGAGGATGCGGTTCTTGCACTTGGCTGCCCTTCCATGGGAGCTGAAGTTTTGGAGGAAGAGGCAATGGAGCCTTTTGTGGCAGAACTTGAACAATATGTTCAGGGCAAGAAGATAGCATTGTTTGGTTCCTATGGTTGGGGCAATTGTGAATGGATGCGTGACTGGGAACAGAGGCTGAAAGATTCCGGGGCTGAAATAGTAGGCGGCGAAGGCGTTACCTGCTTAAATGAAGCAGATGAGGATACCTTAGATGTCTTGTTTGAATTAGGAAAGAAACTGGCTAAGGCATAA
- a CDS encoding DUF2325 domain-containing protein: MSVVIVGGHDRMVCTYKEICKQHHCKAKVFTQMPANFRTQVGSPDLLILFTNTVSHKMVVSALKAVDEDSTIVERCHSSSACALKDILGEHCK; the protein is encoded by the coding sequence ATGAGCGTAGTTATAGTAGGTGGCCATGACAGAATGGTCTGTACCTATAAAGAGATATGCAAGCAGCATCATTGTAAGGCAAAGGTTTTTACACAGATGCCTGCTAATTTTAGAACTCAGGTTGGAAGTCCTGATTTGTTGATACTTTTCACCAATACTGTGTCCCATAAGATGGTGGTATCAGCTTTAAAGGCAGTGGATGAGGACTCTACAATCGTGGAGAGATGCCATAGCAGCAGTGCTTGTGCTTTAAAGGACATTTTAGGTGAACATTGCAAATAA
- the hydG gene encoding [FeFe] hydrogenase H-cluster radical SAM maturase HydG gives MYDVKSKKAEEFIDDGEINDTLEYAKANKSNKELINSIIEKAKDMKGISHREAAVLLECDLQEENERMYQLAKEIKDKFYGNRIVMFAPLYLSNYCVNGCVYCPYHHQNKHIARKKLTQEEIKREVIALQDMGHKRLALEAGEDPVNNPIEYILECINTIYSIKHKNGAIRRVNVNIAATTHENYRKLKEAGIGTYILFQETYNKESYEKLHPTGPKHNYAYHTEAMDRAMEAGIDDVGLGVLFGLNLYRYDFVGMLMHAEHLEAALGVGPHTISVPRIRPAEDINPGDFDNSISDEMFEKIVAILRIAVPYTGMIVSTRESKKTREKVLQLGISQLSGGSRTSVGGYAEEEEEDDNSKQFDVEDKRTLDQVVNWLLDMGFIPSFCTACYREGRTGDRFMKLVKSGQIANCCQPNALMTLKEYLEDYASEDTKHKGEALIEKEIERVTNEKVKTIAKDYLVQVHEGKRDFRF, from the coding sequence ATGTACGATGTAAAATCCAAAAAAGCAGAAGAATTTATTGATGATGGAGAAATTAATGATACCCTGGAGTATGCCAAGGCAAATAAAAGCAATAAGGAATTAATTAACAGCATTATTGAAAAAGCAAAGGATATGAAGGGCATCAGCCATAGAGAGGCAGCGGTTCTTTTAGAATGTGATTTACAGGAAGAAAATGAAAGAATGTATCAGCTTGCCAAAGAAATCAAAGATAAATTCTATGGTAACCGCATTGTTATGTTCGCACCTCTCTATCTGTCAAATTATTGTGTAAATGGCTGTGTGTACTGTCCTTACCATCATCAGAACAAGCATATTGCAAGAAAGAAGCTGACCCAGGAAGAGATTAAGCGGGAAGTTATTGCCTTACAGGATATGGGACATAAGCGTCTGGCCCTAGAAGCCGGTGAAGACCCGGTTAATAATCCAATTGAATATATTCTGGAATGTATCAATACGATTTATTCTATTAAGCATAAGAATGGAGCAATTCGCAGGGTAAATGTCAATATTGCAGCCACTACTCATGAAAATTATCGGAAGTTAAAGGAAGCCGGAATCGGAACCTATATTCTTTTCCAGGAGACCTATAATAAGGAAAGTTACGAAAAACTTCATCCTACCGGACCGAAGCATAATTATGCTTATCATACAGAAGCCATGGATAGGGCTATGGAAGCAGGCATTGATGATGTTGGACTGGGAGTATTATTCGGTCTCAATCTTTACCGTTATGATTTTGTAGGAATGCTGATGCATGCAGAACACCTGGAAGCAGCTCTTGGAGTAGGACCTCATACTATCAGTGTTCCAAGAATCCGCCCGGCAGAGGACATTAATCCGGGAGATTTTGATAATTCCATCTCAGATGAAATGTTTGAAAAAATTGTTGCAATTCTTCGTATTGCTGTACCATATACCGGAATGATTGTATCCACCAGAGAATCCAAAAAGACCAGGGAGAAAGTTCTGCAGCTTGGAATCAGCCAGTTAAGCGGAGGTTCCAGGACCAGCGTAGGCGGCTATGCGGAGGAAGAAGAGGAAGACGACAACTCCAAGCAATTCGATGTTGAAGATAAGAGAACTCTGGATCAGGTTGTTAACTGGCTGTTGGATATGGGCTTTATCCCAAGCTTTTGTACCGCCTGCTACAGGGAAGGCAGAACCGGTGACCGTTTTATGAAGCTTGTGAAGTCCGGACAGATAGCAAATTGCTGTCAGCCAAATGCCCTGATGACTTTAAAGGAGTATTTGGAAGACTATGCATCAGAGGATACCAAGCATAAAGGTGAAGCCTTGATTGAAAAAGAAATCGAGAGAGTGACCAATGAAAAGGTGAAGACCATAGCAAAGGATTATTTGGTTCAGGTACATGAAGGTAAAAGAGATTTCAGGTTCTAA